A single region of the Anticarsia gemmatalis isolate Benzon Research Colony breed Stoneville strain chromosome 19, ilAntGemm2 primary, whole genome shotgun sequence genome encodes:
- the Stt3B gene encoding catalytic subunit 3B of the oligosaccharyltransferase complex isoform X2: MPQTATSRSGNDRNKGIFNNTAGLSTLITVTVLSLAWLAGFASRLFAVIRFESIIHEFDPWFNYRSTAYMVQHGFYNFLNWFDERAWYPLGRIVGGTVYPGLMITSGTIHWILHTLNIPIHIRDICVFLAPVFSGLTAIATYLLTSELWSRGAGLFAACFIAIVPGYSSRSVAGSYDNEGIAIFALQFTYYLWLKSVKSGSVFWSICTALSYFYMVSAWGGYVFIINLIPLHVFVLLIMGRFSQRLFVSYSVFYIIGLLMSMQIPFVGFQPIRTSEHMAASGVFALLMAVGALKYLHSLNPKGQWKQLLILGGLIAAAVVFLAVVGLTYMGVIAPWSGRFYSLWDTAYAKIHIPIIASVSEHQPTTWSSFFFDLHVLVCTFPVGLWYCIKNINDERVFVALYALSAVYFAGVMVRLMLTLTPVVCVLAGIAFSILLELVLREDELPPPQHDNDDSKNLYDKAGKLKKRTPETTVPPDSGLGMNVRSGTLIAFMILLMLFSVHCTWATSNAYSSPSIVLASYGNDGSRKILDDFREAYGWLSQNTAEDARVMSWWDYGYQIAGMGNRTTLVDNNTWNNSHIALVGKAMASNESAAYEIMTMLDVDYVLVIFGGAIGYSGDDINKFIWMVRIAEGEHPKDIHEADYFTERGEYRVDNEASKTMLNCLMYKLSYYRYDSGGSPPGYDRTRGALPGNRGFKLTYLEEAYTTEHWLVRIYRVKKPDEFNRPRLPLAKRTIPTSNNISKKTSKRRKGMMKNKPSIVKGKKAVRLE; the protein is encoded by the exons ATGCCGCAGACCGCCACTTCTAGGTCGGGCAATGACCGTAATAAAGGAATATTCAACAATACTGCCGGCTTGAGTACTTTGATCACTGTTACGGTATTGTCATTGGCTTGGTTGGCCGGTTTCGCATCCCGGCTATTCGCTGTTATACGGTTTGAGAGTATAATTCACGAGTTTGACCCATG GTTCAACTACCGCTCGACTGCATACATGGTGCAGCACGGGTTCTACAACTTCCTGAATTGGTTTGACGAGCGGGCCTGGTACCCCCTGGGTCGTATCGTGGGCGGCACGGTGTACCCGGGTCTTATGATCACATCAGGCACCATTCACTGGATTCTGCACACACTCAATATTCCCATTCACATAAGAGACATTTGCGTATTCCTCGCACCTGTGTTCAG tGGGTTGACAGCTATAGCAACATACCTTCTGACCTCAGAGCTATGGTCTCGAGGAGCTGGTCTCTTTGCAGCATGTTTCATAGCCATAGTGCCAGGGTACAGCAGCCGGTCAGTAGCAGGCAGCTATGACAATGAGGGCATTGCTATATTTGCTCTGCAGTTCACTTATTACTTATGGCTAAAGAGTGTGAAGAGTGGATCTGTGTTTTGGTCCATATGCACTGCCTTGTCTTACTTTTACATG GTATCAGCATGGGGTGGTTACGTGTTCATCATCAACCTGATCCCTCTACACGTGTTCGTGCTGCTGATCATGGGCCGGTTCTCCCAGAGACTGTTCGTCAGCTACTCTGTGTTCTACATCATAGGACTGCTCATGTCCATGCAGATACCCTTCGTTGGCTTCCAGCCGATCCGGACTAGCGAGCATATGGCAGCTTCAG GTGTGTTCGCGCTTCTCATGGCTGTCGGTGCTCTGAAGTACCTCCACAGCTTGAATCCTAAGGGTCAGTGGAAGCAGCTGCTGATCTTGGGTGGTTTGATCGCCGCCGCTGTAGTGTTCCTAGCCGTGGTTGGACTTACTTATATGGGAGTTATTGCACCTTGGAGTGGACG TTTCTACTCATTATGGGACACGGCGTACGCAAAGATTCATATTCCGATCATCGCGTCGGTGTCGGAGCATCAGCCCACCACGTGGTCGTCGTTCTTCTTCGACTTGCACGTGCTCGTGTGCACGTTCCCCGTGGGACTGTGGTACTGCATCAAGAATATCAACGATGAGAGAGTTTTTG TGGCGCTATACGCGTTAAGTGCTGTGTACTTCGCGGGCGTGATGGTCCGTCTGATGCTGACGCTGACGCCCGTGGTGTGCGTGCTGGCCGGCATCGCCTTCTCCATCCTGCTGGAGCTGGTGCTGCGAGAGGATGAGTTGCCGCCGCCGCAGCATGACAATGATGACTCTAAGAACTTGTATGACAAG GCTGGTAAACTAAAGAAGCGTACTCCCGAGACGACAGTGCCCCCAGACAGCGGGCTCGGCATGAACGTGCGCTCCGGCACACTCATCGCGTTCATGATCTTACTCATGTTGTTCTCTGTGCACTGTACATGGGCCACCTCTAACGCGTACTCCAGCCCTAGTATTGTGCTCGCTAGTTATGGAAATGATGG TTCTCGTAAGATCTTGGACGACTTCAGAGAGGCTTACGGCTGGTTGTCACAGAATACCGCGGAAGATGCCAGAGTTATGTCTTGGTGGGATTATGGATATCAG ATTGCAGGGATGGGTAACCGCACAACTCTAGTAGACAATAACACATGGAACAACTCCCACATAGCGCTAGTCGGTAAAGCAATGGCGAGTAACGAGAGCGCGGCGTATGAGATAATGACTATGTTGGACGTGGATTACGTGCTTGTTATATTCGGAGGCGCTATCGGCTACTCCGGAGATGATATCAATAAGTTCATCTGGATGGTGAGGATCGCTGAAGGTGAACATCCTAAGGATATTCAT GAAGCAGACTATTTCACGGAGAGAGGCGAATATCGAGTAGATAATGAAGCGTCGAAAACTATGTTAAATTGTCTAATGTATAAGTTATCCTATTATCG atacGACAGTGGTGGTAGTCCGCCGGGGTATGACAGGACGCGAGGCGCGCTGCCCGGCAACCGCGGCTTCAAACTTACCTACCTAGAGGAGGCCTACACCACTGAACACTGGCTCGTGAGAATATACAG GGTGAAAAAGCCAGATGAATTCAATCGTCCGCGTTTGCCGCTCGCAAAACGCACAATTCCTACAAGCAACAACATTTCAAAAAAG ACATCAAAAAGGAGAAAAGGCATGATGAAAAACAAACCGAGTATCGTGAAGGGTAAGAAGGCGGTGCGGCTGGAGTGA
- the Stt3B gene encoding catalytic subunit 3B of the oligosaccharyltransferase complex isoform X3: MPQTATSRSGNDRNKGIFNNTAGLSTLITVTVLSLAWLAGFASRLFAVIRFESIIHEFDPWFNYRSTAYMVQHGFYNFLNWFDERAWYPLGRIVGGTVYPGLMITSGTIHWILHTLNIPIHIRDICVFLAPVFSGLTAIATYLLTSELWSRGAGLFAACFIAIVPGYSSRSVAGSYDNEGIAIFALQFTYYLWLKSVKSGSVFWSICTALSYFYMVSAWGGYVFIINLIPLHVFVLLIMGRFSQRLFVSYSVFYIIGLLMSMQIPFVGFQPIRTSEHMAASGVFALLMAVGALKYLHSLNPKGQWKQLLILGGLIAAAVVFLAVVGLTYMGVIAPWSGRFYSLWDTAYAKIHIPIIASVSEHQPTTWSSFFFDLHVLVCTFPVGLWYCIKNINDERVFVALYALSAVYFAGVMVRLMLTLTPVVCVLAGIAFSILLELVLREDELPPPQHDNDDSKNLYDKAGKLKKRTPETTVPPDSGLGMNVRSGTLIAFMILLMLFSVHCTWATSNAYSSPSIVLASYGNDGSRKILDDFREAYGWLSQNTAEDARVMSWWDYGYQIAGMGNRTTLVDNNTWNNSHIALVGKAMASNESAAYEIMTMLDVDYVLVIFGGAIGYSGDDINKFIWMVRIAEGEHPKDIHEADYFTERGEYRVDNEASKTMLNCLMYKLSYYRYDSGGSPPGYDRTRGALPGNRGFKLTYLEEAYTTEHWLVRIYRVKKPDEFNRPRLPLAKRTIPTSNNISKKLALGDGSTV; the protein is encoded by the exons ATGCCGCAGACCGCCACTTCTAGGTCGGGCAATGACCGTAATAAAGGAATATTCAACAATACTGCCGGCTTGAGTACTTTGATCACTGTTACGGTATTGTCATTGGCTTGGTTGGCCGGTTTCGCATCCCGGCTATTCGCTGTTATACGGTTTGAGAGTATAATTCACGAGTTTGACCCATG GTTCAACTACCGCTCGACTGCATACATGGTGCAGCACGGGTTCTACAACTTCCTGAATTGGTTTGACGAGCGGGCCTGGTACCCCCTGGGTCGTATCGTGGGCGGCACGGTGTACCCGGGTCTTATGATCACATCAGGCACCATTCACTGGATTCTGCACACACTCAATATTCCCATTCACATAAGAGACATTTGCGTATTCCTCGCACCTGTGTTCAG tGGGTTGACAGCTATAGCAACATACCTTCTGACCTCAGAGCTATGGTCTCGAGGAGCTGGTCTCTTTGCAGCATGTTTCATAGCCATAGTGCCAGGGTACAGCAGCCGGTCAGTAGCAGGCAGCTATGACAATGAGGGCATTGCTATATTTGCTCTGCAGTTCACTTATTACTTATGGCTAAAGAGTGTGAAGAGTGGATCTGTGTTTTGGTCCATATGCACTGCCTTGTCTTACTTTTACATG GTATCAGCATGGGGTGGTTACGTGTTCATCATCAACCTGATCCCTCTACACGTGTTCGTGCTGCTGATCATGGGCCGGTTCTCCCAGAGACTGTTCGTCAGCTACTCTGTGTTCTACATCATAGGACTGCTCATGTCCATGCAGATACCCTTCGTTGGCTTCCAGCCGATCCGGACTAGCGAGCATATGGCAGCTTCAG GTGTGTTCGCGCTTCTCATGGCTGTCGGTGCTCTGAAGTACCTCCACAGCTTGAATCCTAAGGGTCAGTGGAAGCAGCTGCTGATCTTGGGTGGTTTGATCGCCGCCGCTGTAGTGTTCCTAGCCGTGGTTGGACTTACTTATATGGGAGTTATTGCACCTTGGAGTGGACG TTTCTACTCATTATGGGACACGGCGTACGCAAAGATTCATATTCCGATCATCGCGTCGGTGTCGGAGCATCAGCCCACCACGTGGTCGTCGTTCTTCTTCGACTTGCACGTGCTCGTGTGCACGTTCCCCGTGGGACTGTGGTACTGCATCAAGAATATCAACGATGAGAGAGTTTTTG TGGCGCTATACGCGTTAAGTGCTGTGTACTTCGCGGGCGTGATGGTCCGTCTGATGCTGACGCTGACGCCCGTGGTGTGCGTGCTGGCCGGCATCGCCTTCTCCATCCTGCTGGAGCTGGTGCTGCGAGAGGATGAGTTGCCGCCGCCGCAGCATGACAATGATGACTCTAAGAACTTGTATGACAAG GCTGGTAAACTAAAGAAGCGTACTCCCGAGACGACAGTGCCCCCAGACAGCGGGCTCGGCATGAACGTGCGCTCCGGCACACTCATCGCGTTCATGATCTTACTCATGTTGTTCTCTGTGCACTGTACATGGGCCACCTCTAACGCGTACTCCAGCCCTAGTATTGTGCTCGCTAGTTATGGAAATGATGG TTCTCGTAAGATCTTGGACGACTTCAGAGAGGCTTACGGCTGGTTGTCACAGAATACCGCGGAAGATGCCAGAGTTATGTCTTGGTGGGATTATGGATATCAG ATTGCAGGGATGGGTAACCGCACAACTCTAGTAGACAATAACACATGGAACAACTCCCACATAGCGCTAGTCGGTAAAGCAATGGCGAGTAACGAGAGCGCGGCGTATGAGATAATGACTATGTTGGACGTGGATTACGTGCTTGTTATATTCGGAGGCGCTATCGGCTACTCCGGAGATGATATCAATAAGTTCATCTGGATGGTGAGGATCGCTGAAGGTGAACATCCTAAGGATATTCAT GAAGCAGACTATTTCACGGAGAGAGGCGAATATCGAGTAGATAATGAAGCGTCGAAAACTATGTTAAATTGTCTAATGTATAAGTTATCCTATTATCG atacGACAGTGGTGGTAGTCCGCCGGGGTATGACAGGACGCGAGGCGCGCTGCCCGGCAACCGCGGCTTCAAACTTACCTACCTAGAGGAGGCCTACACCACTGAACACTGGCTCGTGAGAATATACAG GGTGAAAAAGCCAGATGAATTCAATCGTCCGCGTTTGCCGCTCGCAAAACGCACAATTCCTACAAGCAACAACATTTCAAAAAAG CTTGCCTTAGGAGATGGATCGACGGTATAG
- the Stt3B gene encoding catalytic subunit 3B of the oligosaccharyltransferase complex isoform X1: MPQTATSRSGNDRNKGIFNNTAGLSTLITVTVLSLAWLAGFASRLFAVIRFESIIHEFDPWFNYRSTAYMVQHGFYNFLNWFDERAWYPLGRIVGGTVYPGLMITSGTIHWILHTLNIPIHIRDICVFLAPVFSGLTAIATYLLTSELWSRGAGLFAACFIAIVPGYSSRSVAGSYDNEGIAIFALQFTYYLWLKSVKSGSVFWSICTALSYFYMVSAWGGYVFIINLIPLHVFVLLIMGRFSQRLFVSYSVFYIIGLLMSMQIPFVGFQPIRTSEHMAASGVFALLMAVGALKYLHSLNPKGQWKQLLILGGLIAAAVVFLAVVGLTYMGVIAPWSGRFYSLWDTAYAKIHIPIIASVSEHQPTTWSSFFFDLHVLVCTFPVGLWYCIKNINDERVFVALYALSAVYFAGVMVRLMLTLTPVVCVLAGIAFSILLELVLREDELPPPQHDNDDSKNLYDKAGKLKKRTPETTVPPDSGLGMNVRSGTLIAFMILLMLFSVHCTWATSNAYSSPSIVLASYGNDGSRKILDDFREAYGWLSQNTAEDARVMSWWDYGYQIAGMGNRTTLVDNNTWNNSHIALVGKAMASNESAAYEIMTMLDVDYVLVIFGGAIGYSGDDINKFIWMVRIAEGEHPKDIHEADYFTERGEYRVDNEASKTMLNCLMYKLSYYRYDSGGSPPGYDRTRGALPGNRGFKLTYLEEAYTTEHWLVRIYRVKKPDEFNRPRLPLAKRTIPTSNNISKKLALGDGSTTSKRRKGMMKNKPSIVKGKKAVRLE, from the exons ATGCCGCAGACCGCCACTTCTAGGTCGGGCAATGACCGTAATAAAGGAATATTCAACAATACTGCCGGCTTGAGTACTTTGATCACTGTTACGGTATTGTCATTGGCTTGGTTGGCCGGTTTCGCATCCCGGCTATTCGCTGTTATACGGTTTGAGAGTATAATTCACGAGTTTGACCCATG GTTCAACTACCGCTCGACTGCATACATGGTGCAGCACGGGTTCTACAACTTCCTGAATTGGTTTGACGAGCGGGCCTGGTACCCCCTGGGTCGTATCGTGGGCGGCACGGTGTACCCGGGTCTTATGATCACATCAGGCACCATTCACTGGATTCTGCACACACTCAATATTCCCATTCACATAAGAGACATTTGCGTATTCCTCGCACCTGTGTTCAG tGGGTTGACAGCTATAGCAACATACCTTCTGACCTCAGAGCTATGGTCTCGAGGAGCTGGTCTCTTTGCAGCATGTTTCATAGCCATAGTGCCAGGGTACAGCAGCCGGTCAGTAGCAGGCAGCTATGACAATGAGGGCATTGCTATATTTGCTCTGCAGTTCACTTATTACTTATGGCTAAAGAGTGTGAAGAGTGGATCTGTGTTTTGGTCCATATGCACTGCCTTGTCTTACTTTTACATG GTATCAGCATGGGGTGGTTACGTGTTCATCATCAACCTGATCCCTCTACACGTGTTCGTGCTGCTGATCATGGGCCGGTTCTCCCAGAGACTGTTCGTCAGCTACTCTGTGTTCTACATCATAGGACTGCTCATGTCCATGCAGATACCCTTCGTTGGCTTCCAGCCGATCCGGACTAGCGAGCATATGGCAGCTTCAG GTGTGTTCGCGCTTCTCATGGCTGTCGGTGCTCTGAAGTACCTCCACAGCTTGAATCCTAAGGGTCAGTGGAAGCAGCTGCTGATCTTGGGTGGTTTGATCGCCGCCGCTGTAGTGTTCCTAGCCGTGGTTGGACTTACTTATATGGGAGTTATTGCACCTTGGAGTGGACG TTTCTACTCATTATGGGACACGGCGTACGCAAAGATTCATATTCCGATCATCGCGTCGGTGTCGGAGCATCAGCCCACCACGTGGTCGTCGTTCTTCTTCGACTTGCACGTGCTCGTGTGCACGTTCCCCGTGGGACTGTGGTACTGCATCAAGAATATCAACGATGAGAGAGTTTTTG TGGCGCTATACGCGTTAAGTGCTGTGTACTTCGCGGGCGTGATGGTCCGTCTGATGCTGACGCTGACGCCCGTGGTGTGCGTGCTGGCCGGCATCGCCTTCTCCATCCTGCTGGAGCTGGTGCTGCGAGAGGATGAGTTGCCGCCGCCGCAGCATGACAATGATGACTCTAAGAACTTGTATGACAAG GCTGGTAAACTAAAGAAGCGTACTCCCGAGACGACAGTGCCCCCAGACAGCGGGCTCGGCATGAACGTGCGCTCCGGCACACTCATCGCGTTCATGATCTTACTCATGTTGTTCTCTGTGCACTGTACATGGGCCACCTCTAACGCGTACTCCAGCCCTAGTATTGTGCTCGCTAGTTATGGAAATGATGG TTCTCGTAAGATCTTGGACGACTTCAGAGAGGCTTACGGCTGGTTGTCACAGAATACCGCGGAAGATGCCAGAGTTATGTCTTGGTGGGATTATGGATATCAG ATTGCAGGGATGGGTAACCGCACAACTCTAGTAGACAATAACACATGGAACAACTCCCACATAGCGCTAGTCGGTAAAGCAATGGCGAGTAACGAGAGCGCGGCGTATGAGATAATGACTATGTTGGACGTGGATTACGTGCTTGTTATATTCGGAGGCGCTATCGGCTACTCCGGAGATGATATCAATAAGTTCATCTGGATGGTGAGGATCGCTGAAGGTGAACATCCTAAGGATATTCAT GAAGCAGACTATTTCACGGAGAGAGGCGAATATCGAGTAGATAATGAAGCGTCGAAAACTATGTTAAATTGTCTAATGTATAAGTTATCCTATTATCG atacGACAGTGGTGGTAGTCCGCCGGGGTATGACAGGACGCGAGGCGCGCTGCCCGGCAACCGCGGCTTCAAACTTACCTACCTAGAGGAGGCCTACACCACTGAACACTGGCTCGTGAGAATATACAG GGTGAAAAAGCCAGATGAATTCAATCGTCCGCGTTTGCCGCTCGCAAAACGCACAATTCCTACAAGCAACAACATTTCAAAAAAG CTTGCCTTAGGAGATGGATCGACG ACATCAAAAAGGAGAAAAGGCATGATGAAAAACAAACCGAGTATCGTGAAGGGTAAGAAGGCGGTGCGGCTGGAGTGA